A single window of Oerskovia paurometabola DNA harbors:
- a CDS encoding MarR family winged helix-turn-helix transcriptional regulator yields the protein MGIGDDAVEIRSQGWRTLAALHGILDAALERALQADHGLSVVEYTVLDALSRQDGWHMRMQQLARAAALSSSATTRLVNRLEDRGLLTRILCQDDRRGIYTELTPQGEQLLRQARPTHDAALEQALTEACQVEELAPLVAALHELPAEASASAAPVGATA from the coding sequence ATGGGCATCGGGGACGACGCAGTCGAGATCCGTTCGCAGGGCTGGCGCACGCTCGCCGCGCTGCACGGTATCCTCGACGCCGCGCTCGAACGCGCGCTCCAGGCCGACCACGGCCTCTCGGTCGTCGAGTACACCGTGCTCGACGCGCTCTCGCGCCAGGACGGCTGGCACATGCGCATGCAGCAGCTCGCGCGCGCCGCGGCCCTGAGCAGCAGCGCCACGACGCGCCTCGTCAACCGCCTCGAGGACCGCGGCCTCCTCACACGCATCCTGTGCCAGGACGACCGCCGCGGCATCTACACCGAGCTCACCCCGCAGGGCGAACAGCTCCTGCGCCAGGCCCGGCCCACGCACGACGCGGCCCTCGAGCAGGCGCTGACCGAGGCCTGCCAGGTCGAGGAGCTCGCGCCCCTCGTCGCGGCGCTGCACGAGCTGCCCGCCGAGGCGTCGGCGAGCGCGGCCCCCGTGGGCGCGACGGCCTGA
- a CDS encoding RDD family protein, whose protein sequence is MGDPATTPAPHDGDHHEPVPVAVGASAAAPAYGFAEPAAHPATALPPGRAPSLPDLTDLDDAPLFGPYASWLRRVGAFLLDNSILAGLMFVVVGPGVAPSALPGLDNNGSTGSPFEGVTWSESAWMIGAVLAMTLLQAYTGATPGKRAVGIVVVDRDSGRPVGFLTTVLRWLAHLLDALCFVGYLRPLWDEQHRTFADGLLSTVVVRSVAPEPHTSFAPFVRQDRRGSRVVTGAATVLCVAGLLYAYGPTTTSGGGSVSVACTTWEHEDRPDPARLGEASFSSTTASGTISRLGVTHPYTAGSPGSEVTLTWYGDLPAGAAVSLEAVLTGPDGAQQLYATPLDTGYTGLGADPTSPGVIELPADALGDGGPGWTWAAQMRVDGVATPSCGADLPY, encoded by the coding sequence ATGGGGGACCCTGCGACGACGCCTGCACCGCACGACGGTGACCATCACGAGCCTGTCCCGGTAGCGGTCGGGGCCTCGGCCGCCGCCCCCGCCTACGGCTTCGCCGAGCCCGCCGCGCACCCCGCGACCGCCCTCCCTCCCGGCCGTGCCCCCTCCCTCCCGGACCTCACCGACCTCGACGACGCCCCGCTCTTCGGCCCGTACGCGAGCTGGTTGCGTCGCGTCGGGGCGTTCCTGCTCGACAACTCGATCCTGGCCGGGCTCATGTTCGTGGTCGTCGGCCCGGGGGTCGCGCCGAGCGCGCTCCCCGGTCTGGACAACAACGGCAGCACGGGCAGCCCGTTCGAGGGCGTGACCTGGTCCGAGAGCGCGTGGATGATCGGCGCGGTGCTCGCGATGACCTTGCTCCAGGCGTACACGGGAGCGACGCCCGGCAAGCGAGCCGTGGGGATCGTCGTCGTCGACCGGGACTCCGGCCGCCCGGTCGGCTTCCTCACCACCGTCCTGCGCTGGCTCGCGCACCTCCTCGACGCGCTGTGCTTCGTCGGATACCTGCGCCCGCTGTGGGACGAGCAGCACCGCACGTTCGCGGACGGCCTGCTGTCGACGGTCGTCGTGAGGTCGGTCGCGCCCGAGCCCCACACGTCGTTCGCGCCGTTCGTCCGACAGGACCGCAGGGGGTCGAGAGTCGTCACCGGGGCGGCGACCGTCCTGTGCGTGGCCGGGCTGCTGTACGCCTACGGCCCCACCACGACCAGCGGCGGAGGGTCGGTGTCGGTGGCCTGCACGACGTGGGAGCACGAGGACCGCCCCGACCCGGCCCGGCTCGGCGAGGCGTCGTTCAGCAGCACGACGGCGTCCGGCACGATCAGCCGCCTGGGGGTGACGCACCCCTACACGGCCGGCAGCCCAGGGTCGGAGGTCACGCTCACCTGGTACGGCGACCTCCCGGCGGGCGCGGCAGTCTCGCTCGAGGCCGTCCTCACGGGCCCGGACGGAGCCCAGCAGCTGTACGCGACCCCGCTCGACACGGGCTACACCGGCCTCGGCGCCGATCCCACGAGCCCCGGCGTGATCGAGCTCCCCGCGGACGCCCTCGGAGACGGCGGACCCGGGTGGACCTGGGCCGCCCAGATGCGCGTCGACGGCGTCGCGACCCCGAGCTGCGGCGCCGACCTCCCGTACTGA
- a CDS encoding FUSC family protein, with translation MSPRKVGLVLLLVAPMVALMLSPWKHDGTLVYLGMLPAGVGLLVGRGAALVAGPLTALCMAVGVSLSDWPLAGAVYMTVLGACVGFSAVRGWHGIGSFVGPQTAFALIGGPLVALPSGTVSPSTSLGALAAMAGWVAFGGLWTALIGGVLTRGMRLPGPHPVPERTATYFGLALAVLAGVATYVAMGWVDSPNAWWLLLTLFVVVQPYFAATLSRTAARVGGTVAGAVLAGVVAHLLSGSPAVLSLVALVLTGAAGWAYLKQPYWVFTLFLTPAVILQTSGGEDVVLVADLERALFTVAAAVVAVAVLAVGHRLLASRTRAPA, from the coding sequence ATGAGCCCCCGCAAGGTCGGTCTGGTCCTGCTGCTCGTCGCGCCCATGGTCGCGCTCATGCTCTCGCCATGGAAGCACGACGGCACGCTCGTCTACCTCGGCATGCTCCCGGCGGGCGTGGGCCTGCTCGTGGGGCGGGGCGCCGCGCTCGTCGCGGGGCCGCTCACGGCCCTGTGCATGGCGGTCGGCGTCTCGCTGAGCGACTGGCCGCTCGCAGGGGCCGTCTACATGACGGTCCTGGGCGCGTGCGTGGGCTTCTCCGCGGTCAGGGGCTGGCACGGGATCGGCAGTTTCGTGGGACCCCAGACGGCGTTCGCGCTCATCGGCGGCCCGCTCGTCGCGCTCCCCTCGGGCACCGTGAGCCCCTCGACGTCGCTCGGCGCCCTCGCGGCCATGGCCGGGTGGGTCGCGTTCGGCGGCCTGTGGACGGCGCTGATCGGTGGAGTCCTCACGCGTGGCATGCGTCTGCCCGGCCCCCACCCCGTGCCCGAGCGGACCGCGACCTACTTCGGCCTGGCGCTCGCGGTCCTGGCGGGCGTCGCGACCTACGTCGCGATGGGCTGGGTCGACTCGCCCAACGCGTGGTGGCTGCTGCTCACGCTGTTCGTGGTCGTCCAGCCGTACTTCGCGGCGACGCTCTCACGGACCGCGGCCAGGGTCGGCGGCACGGTCGCCGGCGCGGTGCTCGCGGGGGTCGTGGCGCACCTCTTGAGCGGGTCCCCGGCCGTGCTGTCGCTCGTGGCGCTCGTCCTGACGGGGGCCGCGGGGTGGGCGTACCTCAAGCAGCCGTACTGGGTCTTCACGCTCTTCCTGACCCCGGCGGTGATCCTGCAGACGTCGGGCGGCGAGGACGTGGTGCTCGTGGCCGACCTCGAACGCGCCCTGTTCACCGTCGCCGCGGCGGTGGTCGCGGTCGCGGTGCTCGCGGTGGGTCACCGCCTCCTCGCGTCGCGCACGCGCGCCCCGGCCTGA
- a CDS encoding UbiA family prenyltransferase — protein MVEDLHDGGDGRDGGAVTRTTRETALATAWGLALASHAGPTVVVTVLAGFFAAGVGSGPGPTALVTAAVLTGQLSVGWSNDWLDARRDVAVQRTDKPVVAGLVTTRQVHAAALVAAGLCVVLSLATGIVAGLVHLVAVASAWSYNAWLKSTVWSWAPYAVSFGLLPLFVVLAGPGRAAAPWAMTATALLGVGAHVANTLPDLEDDRATGIRGLPHRLGRTRASVLAPTVLVAAVAVVVLGPPGPPSVAAWVGGAVAVALAVSAGVVAVRRTASRLPFALSMAVAAVCAVLLVLAGPDVALPG, from the coding sequence ATGGTCGAGGACCTCCACGACGGCGGGGACGGCAGAGACGGCGGTGCGGTGACGAGGACGACGAGGGAGACGGCCCTGGCGACGGCGTGGGGGCTCGCTCTCGCGAGCCATGCGGGCCCCACGGTCGTGGTCACGGTTCTCGCGGGCTTCTTCGCGGCAGGCGTGGGCTCGGGCCCCGGCCCGACGGCGCTCGTCACGGCCGCGGTCCTCACCGGTCAGCTCTCGGTCGGGTGGTCCAACGACTGGCTCGACGCCCGGCGCGACGTCGCGGTGCAGCGCACCGACAAGCCCGTCGTCGCGGGCCTCGTCACGACCCGGCAGGTGCACGCCGCCGCGCTGGTCGCCGCAGGGCTGTGCGTGGTGCTGTCGCTCGCGACCGGGATCGTCGCAGGGCTGGTGCACCTCGTGGCCGTCGCGAGCGCGTGGTCCTACAACGCGTGGCTCAAGTCGACCGTGTGGTCCTGGGCGCCCTACGCGGTGTCGTTCGGTCTGCTCCCGCTGTTCGTCGTGCTCGCGGGCCCCGGCCGCGCCGCCGCCCCCTGGGCCATGACCGCGACCGCGCTGCTCGGCGTCGGGGCCCACGTCGCCAACACCCTGCCCGACCTCGAGGACGACCGCGCCACCGGCATCCGCGGGCTGCCGCACCGGCTCGGCCGGACGCGGGCGAGCGTGCTGGCCCCGACCGTGCTCGTCGCGGCCGTCGCGGTCGTGGTGCTGGGCCCGCCCGGGCCGCCGAGCGTCGCGGCCTGGGTGGGTGGGGCCGTCGCGGTGGCCCTCGCGGTGTCCGCGGGCGTGGTGGCCGTGCGGCGGACCGCGAGCCGGCTGCCCTTCGCGCTCAGCATGGCCGTCGCGGCGGTGTGCGCGGTGCTGCTGGTGCTGGCGGGACCGGACGTCGCGCTGCCGGGGTGA
- a CDS encoding type III polyketide synthase, which translates to MSRLLAVGPALPGVAHPQSEITDTIGPLLTPSPAKRAVLRRLHEASGVRTRHTALALDEYAGLTSFGVANDHFIRVGTDLAEKACRTALDAAGVAPEEVDFLLFTSVTGIAAPSIDAQLVTRLGLRTDVKRLPSFGLGCVAGAAGIARVHDYLAGHPQDVALLVSVELCSLTLQHGDDSMANLVSTGLFGDGAAAVVMVGDAHPAGLAPGLPDGAPRGVEVVDTRSRLYPETADHLGWTIRDSGFGIVLSAGLPEVIAAHLAGDVKSLLAEHDLVTEDVGTWVVHAGGPRILDVVRDSLSLDEADLRLSRESLAAVGNLSSSSVLHVLAATLAGRGQTPPARRPPTPRATGPQHGVLMAFGPGVSAELVLLRLPASPLEG; encoded by the coding sequence ATGTCGCGGTTGCTCGCGGTCGGACCGGCACTGCCGGGCGTCGCACATCCCCAGAGCGAGATCACGGACACGATCGGGCCCCTGCTGACCCCGTCGCCCGCCAAGCGCGCCGTCCTCCGGCGGCTGCACGAGGCGAGCGGGGTGCGGACCCGCCACACGGCCCTGGCCCTCGACGAGTACGCCGGGCTCACGTCGTTCGGGGTCGCGAACGACCACTTCATCCGCGTCGGCACGGACCTCGCCGAAAAGGCGTGCCGCACCGCGCTCGATGCCGCGGGGGTCGCGCCGGAGGAGGTCGACTTCCTGCTCTTCACCTCGGTGACCGGGATCGCGGCGCCCTCGATCGACGCACAGCTCGTGACGCGCCTGGGTCTGCGGACCGACGTCAAGCGGCTGCCGTCGTTCGGGCTGGGCTGCGTCGCGGGAGCCGCGGGCATCGCGCGCGTGCACGACTACCTGGCCGGGCACCCGCAGGACGTGGCCCTGCTGGTCTCGGTCGAGCTGTGCTCGTTGACGCTCCAGCACGGCGACGACTCCATGGCGAACCTCGTCTCGACGGGCCTGTTCGGCGACGGCGCGGCCGCGGTCGTGATGGTCGGCGACGCGCACCCGGCGGGCCTCGCGCCAGGGCTGCCCGACGGCGCCCCCCGCGGCGTCGAGGTCGTCGACACGCGCAGCCGCCTGTACCCCGAGACCGCCGACCATCTCGGCTGGACGATCCGCGACAGCGGGTTCGGGATCGTGCTGTCCGCGGGCCTGCCCGAGGTCATCGCGGCGCACCTCGCGGGCGACGTGAAGTCGCTGCTCGCCGAGCACGACCTCGTGACCGAGGACGTCGGGACGTGGGTCGTGCACGCGGGCGGGCCGCGCATCCTCGACGTCGTGCGCGACTCCCTGAGCCTCGACGAGGCCGACCTGCGGCTCAGCCGGGAGTCGCTCGCCGCCGTCGGGAACCTGTCCTCGTCGTCGGTGCTGCACGTGCTCGCCGCCACGCTCGCGGGACGCGGGCAGACCCCGCCCGCGCGGCGCCCCCCGACGCCGCGCGCCACGGGCCCGCAGCACGGGGTCCTCATGGCGTTCGGCCCGGGCGTGAGCGCCGAGCTCGTGCTGCTGCGCCTGCCCGCGTCGCCGCTGGAGGGTTGA
- a CDS encoding isoprenylcysteine carboxyl methyltransferase family protein gives MLVFFYVVVGATALERLAELVVSARNARWSFERGGIETGRGHFPAMVALHTGLLVACVVEVNVADRPFIPWVGWPAFVLVVASQALRWWCISSLGPRWNTRVIVVPGLPWVDRGPYRWIAQHPGQRWFRHPNYVAVVVEGFALPLVHSCWTTALVFTVLNAVLLLRFRLPAEERALDALPRT, from the coding sequence ATGCTCGTCTTCTTCTACGTCGTGGTCGGGGCGACCGCGCTCGAACGGCTCGCCGAGCTCGTGGTCTCGGCGCGCAACGCGAGGTGGTCGTTCGAGCGCGGCGGCATCGAGACCGGGCGAGGCCACTTCCCCGCGATGGTCGCCCTGCACACGGGCCTGCTCGTCGCGTGCGTCGTGGAGGTCAACGTCGCGGACCGGCCGTTCATCCCGTGGGTCGGGTGGCCCGCGTTCGTGCTCGTGGTCGCGAGCCAAGCGCTGCGCTGGTGGTGCATCAGCTCGCTCGGGCCCCGGTGGAACACGCGCGTGATCGTGGTCCCCGGGCTGCCGTGGGTCGACCGCGGTCCCTACCGCTGGATCGCGCAGCACCCCGGTCAGCGCTGGTTCCGGCACCCCAACTACGTCGCCGTGGTCGTCGAGGGGTTCGCCCTGCCGCTCGTCCACTCGTGCTGGACGACCGCGCTCGTCTTCACTGTCCTCAACGCCGTGCTGCTGCTGCGGTTCCGGCTCCCGGCCGAGGAGCGCGCGCTCGACGCGCTCCCCCGCACGTGA
- a CDS encoding NAD(P)/FAD-dependent oxidoreductase, whose translation MTDTDVLVVGGGPVGLAAAIEARLAGYDVVVVEPRTGPVDKACGEGLMPGALRALQALDVDPDGHVLRGISYRDAHRHADHLFTAGQGRGVRRTTLHAALAERAAALGAATVTGRVERIDQTDAEVSAAGISARWLLGCDGLHSTVRHLAGLEIGADAPAHESLLARSRHGAEGTDVAADPGVDVAPHAARIPTELGGTAPPVRPGPDPRRRFGLRRHFRVPAWTDLVEVHWGDHVEAYVTPVAPDVVGIAMLGPTGTHFDDALAGFDELREHLRDAEPLGPVRGAGPLRQRSRRRSTGRVRLVGDASGYVDALTGEGLRVGLAQASAAVGHLDDADAYERDWSRVTRDYRVLTSGLVAWATSPARRAIVPLAAHAPWLYGRVVERLAR comes from the coding sequence GTGACCGACACCGACGTCCTGGTCGTGGGCGGCGGGCCGGTCGGGCTGGCCGCCGCGATCGAGGCGCGGCTCGCGGGGTACGACGTCGTCGTGGTCGAACCGCGCACAGGTCCTGTGGACAAGGCGTGCGGCGAGGGCCTCATGCCGGGCGCGCTGCGGGCGCTCCAGGCCCTCGACGTCGATCCTGACGGCCACGTGCTTCGCGGCATCAGCTACCGCGACGCGCACCGGCACGCCGACCACCTCTTCACGGCGGGGCAGGGCCGGGGCGTGCGGCGGACCACGCTGCACGCCGCGCTCGCCGAGCGCGCGGCCGCGCTCGGGGCCGCGACCGTGACCGGCCGGGTCGAGCGGATCGACCAGACCGACGCCGAGGTGTCGGCCGCGGGGATCAGCGCCCGCTGGCTGCTCGGCTGCGACGGGCTGCACTCGACCGTGCGGCACCTCGCCGGGCTCGAGATCGGGGCCGACGCGCCAGCGCACGAGTCGCTCCTGGCACGCAGCCGCCACGGCGCCGAGGGCACCGACGTCGCGGCGGACCCGGGCGTGGACGTGGCGCCGCACGCCGCACGCATCCCCACCGAGCTCGGCGGCACCGCACCGCCCGTACGCCCCGGCCCGGACCCGCGGCGCCGCTTCGGCCTGCGCCGCCACTTCCGCGTGCCCGCGTGGACGGACCTGGTCGAGGTCCACTGGGGCGACCACGTCGAGGCGTACGTGACGCCCGTGGCGCCGGACGTCGTCGGGATCGCGATGCTGGGGCCCACCGGGACGCACTTCGACGACGCCCTCGCGGGCTTCGACGAGCTGCGCGAGCACCTGCGGGACGCCGAACCGCTGGGCCCGGTGCGCGGCGCGGGGCCCCTGCGCCAACGCTCCCGACGGCGCAGCACCGGCCGGGTGCGCCTCGTCGGGGACGCGTCGGGGTACGTGGACGCCCTGACGGGCGAAGGGCTGCGGGTCGGGCTCGCGCAGGCGAGCGCCGCCGTCGGGCACCTGGACGACGCGGACGCCTACGAGCGCGACTGGTCGCGCGTCACGCGCGACTACCGCGTGCTGACCTCCGGCCTCGTCGCGTGGGCGACCTCGCCCGCGCGCCGGGCGATCGTGCCGCTCGCGGCGCACGCCCCCTGGCTCTACGGGAGGGTCGTGGAACGGCTCGCTCGCTGA
- a CDS encoding cupin domain-containing protein, whose translation MGQEQQEPDDPTVTDPDHYRVVFENERVRVLEYEDQPGTRTHPHHHPDSVMYTLSGFERRISSGDRVMEVVLGPGETRWLPDQVHVGENTGTTPTHAIFVELKETAAGLRSGEREEGGLGATS comes from the coding sequence ATGGGACAGGAACAGCAGGAGCCGGACGACCCGACGGTCACGGATCCCGACCACTACCGCGTGGTCTTCGAGAACGAACGGGTCCGGGTGCTGGAGTACGAGGACCAGCCGGGCACGCGCACGCACCCGCACCATCATCCCGACAGCGTGATGTACACGCTGAGCGGCTTCGAACGGCGCATCTCGTCGGGCGACCGGGTCATGGAGGTCGTGCTGGGGCCGGGGGAGACGCGCTGGCTGCCGGACCAGGTGCACGTCGGGGAGAACACCGGGACGACGCCCACGCACGCGATCTTCGTCGAGCTCAAGGAGACGGCCGCGGGCCTGCGGTCGGGCGAACGAGAAGAGGGTGGGCTCGGGGCCACTTCCTGA
- a CDS encoding helix-turn-helix domain-containing protein yields MSITERTSAESPPPDEVQEEVVLSRRELVVLTHLTEDMTLEQLAAILFVTRNTVKSQLRSIYRKVGVSNRADILRWARDRGIS; encoded by the coding sequence ATGTCCATCACGGAGCGAACGTCCGCGGAGTCACCCCCACCCGACGAGGTGCAGGAGGAGGTCGTGCTCTCCCGCCGTGAGCTCGTGGTCCTCACGCACCTCACCGAGGACATGACCCTGGAGCAGCTCGCGGCGATCCTGTTCGTCACGCGGAACACGGTCAAGTCCCAGCTGCGCAGCATCTACCGCAAGGTCGGCGTCTCGAACCGGGCCGACATCCTGCGCTGGGCGCGGGACCGCGGCATCTCCTAG
- a CDS encoding glycoside hydrolase family 3 N-terminal domain-containing protein, which produces MSTGTTPTAAQPAYLDPSLPAAERVEDLLGRMTLAEKVGQMLQLNAMDDLDEIVRVRLAGSILHASPARVTEAIELARGTRLGIPLLVADDAIHGHAFFPGATVFPTQLGMAATWDADLVEQVGRVTAVEASATGLHWTFSPVLCATRDLRWGRVGETFGEDPFLIGELGAAIVRGYQGSGLSDPTAVLATAKHFAGYSETQGGRDASEADLSPRKLRSWFLPPFERVVREGCATVMIGYQAIDGVPITASRWLLDGVLKQEWGFTGTLVTDWDNVGRMVWEQHVSPDHAAASAVAVDAGNDVVMATPGFLEGALEALGDGRLREEQIDDAVRRILTLKVGLGLFEDPRGPDDARLVSDVGSSAHAAVNLEVARRSLVLLENDGTLPLAGGLAVGPGAAARALPTDRPWTVAVVGPNADDPHSQLGDWAGASGQVSWIRDGHPRELVETVLDGMRAVVPADWTVTHARGADVEVLAPDPDGATFPDGQPRPPVLVSAPTRPELLDPAVRDARAADVVVAVVGDTIALTGEGCSTATLELQGGQVELLERLVETGTPVVVVLVASKPHVLPPVVRRAAALVHAANPGMRGGRAVAELLLGLVEPTGRLPLSYAAHAGQQPVFYHQVRGQHGTRYADMSQTPPYVFGEGLSYTTVGYADLEVEPGTGEDGTFGPDDVVRASVRVTNTGERPTVETVQVYVHDRVTSVTWADRELKTFRRVPLAPGESAVVRVEVPVADCTLVDAAGNRVVEPGDFELLVGPSSRRSDLLGAEFRVG; this is translated from the coding sequence ATGAGCACCGGCACCACCCCCACCGCAGCGCAGCCCGCCTACCTCGACCCCTCGTTGCCCGCGGCCGAGCGCGTCGAGGACCTGCTGGGGCGGATGACCCTCGCGGAGAAGGTCGGCCAGATGCTCCAGCTCAACGCCATGGACGACCTCGACGAGATCGTCCGGGTGCGCCTGGCCGGCTCGATCCTGCACGCCTCCCCGGCGCGCGTGACCGAGGCGATCGAGCTCGCGCGCGGCACGCGCCTGGGCATCCCGCTCCTCGTGGCCGACGACGCGATCCACGGCCACGCGTTCTTCCCGGGCGCGACGGTGTTCCCGACCCAGCTCGGCATGGCCGCGACCTGGGACGCCGACCTGGTCGAGCAGGTCGGCCGCGTGACCGCGGTCGAGGCCTCGGCGACCGGGCTGCACTGGACGTTCTCCCCGGTGCTGTGCGCGACGCGCGACCTGCGCTGGGGGCGCGTGGGCGAGACGTTCGGAGAGGACCCGTTCCTCATCGGCGAGCTGGGGGCCGCGATCGTGCGCGGATACCAGGGTTCGGGCCTGTCGGACCCGACGGCGGTGCTCGCCACCGCGAAGCACTTCGCGGGGTACTCCGAGACCCAGGGCGGGCGCGACGCGAGCGAGGCCGACCTCAGCCCGCGCAAGCTGCGGTCCTGGTTCCTGCCGCCGTTCGAGCGTGTCGTCCGCGAGGGCTGCGCGACCGTGATGATCGGCTACCAGGCGATCGACGGCGTGCCCATCACCGCGAGCCGCTGGCTGCTCGACGGGGTGCTCAAGCAGGAGTGGGGCTTCACCGGGACGCTCGTGACGGACTGGGACAACGTGGGCCGCATGGTCTGGGAGCAGCACGTCAGCCCCGACCACGCGGCGGCCTCGGCCGTCGCGGTCGACGCGGGCAACGACGTCGTCATGGCGACCCCCGGGTTCCTCGAGGGCGCGCTCGAGGCCCTGGGCGACGGGCGGCTGCGCGAGGAGCAGATCGACGACGCGGTGCGTCGCATCCTCACGCTCAAGGTCGGGCTCGGCCTGTTCGAGGACCCCCGCGGACCCGACGACGCGCGGCTCGTGAGCGACGTCGGTTCGTCCGCGCACGCCGCCGTGAACCTGGAGGTCGCGCGGCGCTCGCTCGTGCTGCTCGAGAACGACGGGACCCTGCCGCTCGCGGGCGGCCTCGCCGTCGGGCCGGGTGCCGCTGCCCGCGCCCTGCCGACCGACCGCCCGTGGACGGTCGCGGTCGTCGGTCCGAACGCGGACGACCCGCACTCGCAGCTCGGCGACTGGGCCGGGGCCTCGGGCCAGGTGAGCTGGATCCGCGACGGGCACCCGCGCGAGCTCGTCGAGACCGTGCTCGACGGGATGCGCGCGGTCGTGCCGGCGGACTGGACCGTGACGCACGCGCGCGGAGCGGACGTCGAGGTGCTGGCCCCGGACCCGGACGGCGCGACGTTCCCCGACGGGCAGCCGCGCCCGCCGGTCCTGGTCTCCGCGCCCACGCGCCCCGAGCTGCTCGACCCGGCCGTGCGCGACGCCCGCGCGGCCGACGTCGTGGTCGCCGTGGTCGGCGACACCATCGCCCTCACGGGCGAGGGCTGCTCGACCGCGACGCTCGAGCTCCAGGGCGGTCAGGTCGAGCTCCTGGAACGCCTCGTCGAGACGGGCACGCCGGTCGTGGTCGTGCTCGTGGCGTCCAAGCCGCACGTCCTGCCCCCGGTCGTGCGCCGCGCCGCCGCGCTGGTCCATGCCGCGAACCCGGGCATGCGCGGCGGGCGGGCCGTGGCCGAGCTCCTGCTGGGCCTCGTCGAACCGACCGGGAGGCTCCCGCTGTCTTACGCGGCGCACGCGGGCCAGCAGCCCGTGTTCTACCACCAGGTGCGCGGCCAGCACGGCACGCGCTACGCCGACATGAGCCAGACCCCGCCCTACGTCTTCGGCGAGGGGCTCTCCTACACGACGGTCGGGTACGCGGACCTGGAGGTCGAGCCGGGCACGGGCGAGGACGGGACGTTCGGGCCCGACGACGTCGTGCGCGCGAGCGTGCGCGTCACCAACACGGGGGAGCGGCCCACGGTCGAGACCGTGCAGGTCTACGTCCACGACCGGGTCACGTCGGTCACGTGGGCCGACCGCGAGCTCAAGACGTTCCGTCGCGTGCCGCTCGCGCCGGGGGAGTCCGCGGTGGTGCGGGTCGAGGTGCCCGTCGCCGACTGCACGCTCGTCGACGCGGCCGGGAACCGGGTCGTCGAGCCCGGCGACTTCGAGCTGCTCGTGGGGCCGAGCTCGCGCCGGTCCGACCTGCTCGGGGCGGAGTTCCGGGTGGGCTGA
- a CDS encoding glycoside hydrolase family 1 protein, whose product MLHFPEGFRWGAATAAHQIEGNNVNNDWWPREHAAGTTIVEPSGDAMDSYHRYREDMELLKSFGLDTYRFSIEWSRIEPEEGFVSRAEIDHYRRMVDTALELGIEPMVTLMHFTVPRWFANDGMWRNPKAADRFARFTELALPILGDDVKWVCTINEPNIAAMIAGGEDPANLVAYGLPDPDLQVADTLLECHHRSREVLSGVDGVKSGWTVATQAFQAEPGCEDVAREYGYQRDDWYLEAAKGDDWVGVQAYTRTIIGPDGPRQVPEGVETTLTGWEFYPKALEEGVRSAWELTGGVPVFVTENGMATADDARRIDYTEGALAGLHAAIADGVQVEGYLHWSLLDNYEWASGFRPTFGLIAVDRETFVRTPKPSAYWLGEVAKANGLTVR is encoded by the coding sequence GTGCTGCACTTCCCCGAGGGCTTCCGCTGGGGCGCCGCGACCGCCGCGCACCAGATCGAGGGCAACAACGTCAACAACGACTGGTGGCCGCGCGAGCACGCCGCCGGGACCACGATCGTCGAGCCCAGCGGCGACGCCATGGACAGCTACCACCGCTACCGCGAGGACATGGAGCTGCTCAAGAGCTTCGGCCTCGACACGTACCGCTTCTCGATCGAGTGGAGCCGCATCGAGCCCGAGGAGGGCTTCGTCTCCCGCGCCGAGATCGACCACTACCGCCGCATGGTCGACACCGCGCTCGAGCTGGGCATCGAGCCCATGGTCACGCTCATGCACTTCACGGTGCCGCGCTGGTTCGCGAACGACGGCATGTGGCGCAACCCGAAGGCCGCCGACCGCTTCGCGCGCTTCACCGAGCTCGCGCTCCCGATCCTGGGCGACGACGTCAAGTGGGTCTGCACGATCAACGAGCCCAACATCGCCGCGATGATCGCGGGCGGCGAGGACCCCGCGAACCTCGTCGCGTACGGGCTGCCGGACCCCGACCTGCAGGTCGCCGACACCCTGCTCGAGTGCCACCACCGCTCGCGCGAGGTCCTGTCCGGGGTCGACGGCGTGAAGTCCGGCTGGACCGTCGCGACCCAGGCGTTCCAGGCCGAGCCCGGCTGCGAGGACGTCGCCCGCGAGTACGGCTACCAGCGCGACGACTGGTACCTCGAGGCAGCCAAGGGCGACGACTGGGTGGGCGTCCAGGCCTACACGCGCACCATCATCGGCCCCGACGGGCCGCGCCAGGTCCCCGAGGGTGTCGAGACCACGCTCACGGGCTGGGAGTTCTACCCCAAGGCCCTCGAGGAGGGCGTGCGTTCCGCGTGGGAGCTCACCGGCGGCGTGCCGGTGTTCGTGACCGAGAACGGCATGGCCACGGCAGACGACGCGCGCCGCATCGACTACACCGAGGGCGCGCTCGCGGGCCTGCACGCCGCGATCGCCGACGGCGTCCAGGTCGAGGGCTACCTGCACTGGAGCCTGCTCGACAACTACGAGTGGGCCTCCGGGTTCCGCCCCACGTTCGGGCTGATCGCGGTCGACCGCGAGACGTTCGTGCGCACGCCCAAGCCGTCCGCGTACTGGCTGGGCGAGGTCGCGAAGGCCAACGGGCTGACCGTCCGCTGA